One Rosa chinensis cultivar Old Blush chromosome 3, RchiOBHm-V2, whole genome shotgun sequence DNA window includes the following coding sequences:
- the LOC112193130 gene encoding probable acyl-activating enzyme 6 has protein sequence MDQLKPSSANLCPQTPLDFLDRAAIVYGDCPSIIYNSTTTYTWSQTHRRCLQLASSISTLVKKSQVVSVVSPNTPAMYELHFAVPMSGAVLNNINTRLDAHTVSVLLQHSESKLVFVDCLSLNLVLQALSLFPSHIPTPPLVLIKDHHQPSSTSSTVDSIADTYDNMVAKGDPGFVWVRPASEWDPMVLNYTSGTTSAPKGAVHCHRALFNVSLVSIIDWSVPKNCVYLWTLPMFHANGWCFPWAMAAVGGTNICLRKFNGPIIYDLIQKHRVTHMCAAPVVLNMLVNHPRTDPLPNPVCILTAGAPPPSSLLLRAESLGFVVSHGYGLTETAGVVVSCAWKPEWNKFPVTEKARLKARQGVRTVGMTDVDVVDPDSGMSVKRNGSDVGEIVMRGGCVMLGYLKDPETTSETLKQNGWFYTGDVGVMHPDGYLEIKDRSKDVIISGGENLSSVEVESVLYTNAAVNEAAVVAKPDEFWGETPCAFVSLKADVRPRPTEKEIIEFCRGKLPNFMVPKTVVFKDELPKTSTGKIQKSMLREIAKNIGTTSTTRSSRL, from the coding sequence ATGGACCAGCTGAAACCTAGTTCTGCAAACCTCTGCCCTCAAACTCCCCTGGACTTCTTAGACCGAGCAGCGATCGTCTACGGCGACTGCCCCTCCATCATATACAACTCCACCACCACCTACACCTGGTCCCAAACCCACCGTCGATGTCTGCAGCTGGCTTCCTCCATCTCCACGCTAGTCAAGAAATCCCAGGTCGTCTCCGTGGTGTCCCCCAACACTCCCGCCATGTACGAACTCCACTTCGCTGTCCCCATGTCGGGAGCAGTCCTCAACAACATCAACACCCGCCTCGACGCCCACACCGTCTCCGTGCTCCTCCAACACAGCGAATCCAAGCTCGTCTTCGTCGACTGCCTCTCCCTCAACCTCGTCCTCCAAGCCCTCTCCTTGTTCCCCTCTCACATCCCCACCCCACCTCTCGTCCTCATCAAAGATCATCATCAACCCTCCTCAACCTCCAGTACCGTTGACTCCATAGCGGACACGTATGACAACATGGTGGCCAAAGGCGATCCCGGGTTCGTTTGGGTCCGGCCGGCGAGCGAGTGGGACCCAATGGTGCTGAACTACACTTCAGGGACGACGTCAGCTCCGAAAGGTGCGGTCCACTGCCACAGAGCTCTCTTCAACGTGAGTCTCGTTTCAATCATAGACTGGTCGGTTCCTAAAAATTGTGTGTACCTTTGGACCCTACCGATGTTCCATGCAAATGGGTGGTGCTTCCCGTGGGCCATGGCCGCTGTGGGTGGGACCAACATCTGCCTCCGCAAGTTCAACGGTCCTATAATCTACGATCTGATCCAGAAACACAGAGTGACTCACATGTGCGCCGCGCCTGTCGTTCTCAACATGCTTGTCAACCACCCAAGAACCGACCCGCTTCCGAACCCGGTTTGTATCTTAACCGCCGGAGCTCCGCCTCCTTCGAGTTTGCTGCTCCGGGCCGAGTCGCTCGGGTTTGTTGTAAGTCACGGGTACGGGTTGACTGAAACGGCCGGGGTGGTGGTATCGTGTGCCTGGAAGCCAGAGTGGAATAAGTTTCCGGTGACGGAGAAGGCGAGATTGAAGGCGAGGCAAGGAGTGAGGACGGTTGGAATGACGGACGTGGATGTGGTGGATCCGGATTCGGGTATGAGCGTGAAACGAAACGGGTCGGATGTTGGAGAAATAGTCATGCGAGGCGGGTGCGTCATGTTGGGTTACCTCAAAGACCCGGAAACGACGAGCGAAACCCTGAAACAGAACGGGTGGTTTTACACCGGCGACGTCGGGGTTATGCACCCGGACGGGTATCTGGAGATAAAGGATCGCTCCAAGGACGTGATCATAAGCGGGGGAGAGAACTTAAGCAGCGTGGAGGTCGAGTCGGTTCTCTACACCAATGCCGCGGTGAACGAGGCGGCCGTGGTGGCTAAGCCTGACGAGTTCTGGGGGGAGACGCCGTGCGCGTTTGTGAGCCTGAAAGCTGACGTCAGGCCGAGGCCGACGGAGAAGGAGATAATAGAGTTCTGTAGAGGAAAGCTGCCGAATTTCATGGTGCCGAAGACGGTGGTGTTCAAGGACGAGCTGCCAAAGACGTCGACGGGGAAGATTCAGAAATCTATGTTGAGAGAGATTGCGAAAAATATTGGGACTACATCAACGACGAGGTCCAGTCGGTTGTAA